The Methanosarcina acetivorans C2A genome includes the window GTCATCTCCATCTTCCGCAGGGTAAAAGCATATACTTCGAGCAGGTCGATGTTTGCAGGTGAGACGTTCCTGACAATCGGAGTTCCTTCTCGCATGCTTTCTTTCAGTTTATCCGTGAATGCAAAGATGTCTTCGGATGTCAGGGTGTTTTCGGCGATCTTTTCTTTTAATGTTTCAAGAGTCTGTTTCATGATATTTTACCCCTACATTCAATGGCTCACATATTGTATTTTTAATGGGTGAGTTCCAAGGAGTACTTATTCACACCTAAAATAAGTAATCAGTTTCTGTATTAAAATGATTCTAAATCAGTTAATTCCGCGGAGTGCTTCACTCACACCTAATACAAGATTGTCTGTTTTCTGTATTAAAATTGCTCGTCATTTATAAACATCATATTTAAAAATTAATATTTTTTTGATGTAGTTCTGATGCGTGCTATTTTTTGCGTGGTAAAACTGAGTAAAAAAGCAATTCCGAGGAAATAAGCCGTTAAGCAACCTGTCAGGAATTCTATAAAAAAGATGAAAAAGGATGGGATAGCGCGGATTTGAACCGCGGTCCAAGCGTCCCAAACGCTCGAGGATGGACCAAGCTACCCTACTATCCCATAAGGGCTTCCTCTCAAAGGCGATTATCCTTTATATAGCTTTCGTTAGAACATGCACATGTACCCGGACTTTACGGATCAAAAGTTCCGGATTACTTACTTCAATTCTGGACTTTGTTCCGGGATCTTTCCCATCTCAGGCCTTTTTCTTCACTCCCAGCGACGGTAAATGTCGTTTTCCACTCCTAAAAGGTCAAGTGCCCTGCCAGTCATGGTGTCTATGAGGTCTTCAAGGGTTTTCGGTCGCGAATAGAAGCCCGGACATGCCGGGAGAATACTTGCACCTGCCTGTTTAGCCCTGAGCATGTTTTCGATGTGTATCAGGTTCAGGGGAGTTTCTCTTGTCATAAGAACCAGTTTTCTCTCTTCTTTCAGGCAGACGTCTGCAGCCCGTGTAAGCAGAGTGTCAGATATCCCGTTTGCAACCGCCCCAAGGGTTTTCATGCTGCAGGGAGCAACGACCATCCCTGCAGTCTTATAAGAGCCACTGGCTATGGGGGCTGAAAAATCCTTCTGGGAATAATTCCAGGTTGCAAGCTTTTCCACTTCAAGGGGTAAGTAATCAGTTTCGATCCCGATTATCTGTTTTGCAGCTTCGGTCAGTACAAGATGGGTCTCTATCCCTTTTTCTGCCAGCACTTCAAGCAGGCGGATCCCGTACTGTACCCCTGAAGCCCCGCTGATACCTACGATTATTTCCATTATTCGCTTCTCCTTGCAGTCACTTCACTTTTTTCGCAGGAGGCAATGAAACTTCCGACCATTTCCTCTGCGGCTGAGATTATCTCCTTAATCTCTTCAGGGATGATATTATCCACATGGATACCGGCAACAACTACCGAGGTCTTTCCTGTTGCCCCGCTTATTCGTCTTGCACTGTCAAGGGCAAGCTGTTCTTCCCTGTGTCCGGGAAGGGTGAGTACGGAAGAACTGGCTCTCCCGCTTTTTTTATCAAGCGTCCCTACCGCAACAGCACCCACATGCTCTTTCCCGCCGGTAAGGGTCAGCAGGTAGTCTTCCCCAAGCTTTTTTGCTTCGAGTATGATTTCTATCCTGCCGACTTTCCTTGTGGTTTTGAACAAAAGTTTTACTCCTCTGCTTTGTATTTTTCCAGATCATTCAGCTTAAATTGCTTTGTGGCTTTCTTGATGTTAAAGTATTCCTTTGCAGCTTTTCCTACGGCTTCGCAGTGCTCTTTCGGGCTATAGACTCCTATTCTCCAGTTATCCATGTGGGCTTCCTGCAAGATTGAGACGAAATGAGAGGCATCTTTAAGCGGGATCATTTTGTGGTCGGTTTTTATCATCGCTTTCATTTCCAGCATTTCAGGGGTCTTCGGAATATCCACAAGCACGCATTCTTGGCCTACCCCTGCAAGTTCTGCGATCTCCTTCTCGGCTCTCTCTATTTTATCCCGGTACTTGAGCACCCCTTTTCCTGCTTCCTCAAGCCCTGTATAGAGCGCCCGCTTATAGAGTTTGCGTGCGTCCAGCCGCCTGCTAAGCTCTCCTCCATGCCCGCTTGAGTTTCTCATGGCGGCTATCAGGTCTATGTCATCCATCTGCCTGAGCCTTTTTGGGTCGAGTTCTCCGTTTTCGATCATGTACTCCACGGCTTTTGAGCACATTGCTTCCGAGATCCTGGTTACGTGATGATAGTAAACCGAGGTATTCATCCAGAAACGGGAGACCAGGAGGGATTCGGCAGCTTTCAATCCCCCGTAGTCAATAACAAGCCTGTCTTCGTAAAAACTCATCTGGTTGATCAGGCGGTTGTAGTCCACGACCCCGAAGGCAACCCCTGTATAATGGGAGTCCCGGACAAGGTAGTCCATCCTGTCCACATCGATCTCGCTGCTGAGGATCTGCCCTAACGAAGTCTCACCCTTAATATGTTTTGCAAGGTTTCCGGGGGAAATCCCGTGCTTTTTCAGGACTTCTTTTATTTCCCCTTTCCTTACAATATCCATCACATCGTCATGCCTGCGCCTAGTATACTTGTCTATGACGTTCTCGGTTACGTGAGAAAAAGGCCCGTGTCCCACATCGTGCAAAAGGGAGGCAGCTCTTATCTCCACTTTTTTATCCTTTTCAATAGAGTCGAGGTTTTTCATCAGCATGGAGGCAAGGTGCATGGTTCCCAGGGAGTGTTCAAATCGGGTATGGTTTGCTCCCGGATAAACGAGGTTTGAAAAGCCTAGCTGCCTGATTCTTCTTAGGCGCTGCACCTGGGGGGTAGCCAGAAGTTCCTGGACGATTTCATCCAGTTCGATGTAACCGTGTACGGGATCAAGGACTACTTTCATTGTTCTTTAGACAGATGTCATTATATATTGTTGTATCTATTACTTTGATGCTGTTACTTTGATAGTGAAAATTGCAGGAGAACTTGCTACCCGATGGCTGAATAAATCCAGAAAAGGTATTATCATGATCATATTGTCAGGCGGCACCGGAACTCCCAAACTCCTTGACGGGCTCAAGGAAATCCTCCCTCTGGAGGAACTGACCGTTGTTGTAAATACTGCCGAAGACCTGTGGGTTTCTGGGAACCTGATTTCTCCAGACCTTGATACAGTGCTCTATCTCTTCTCGGACCAGATCGACCGGAAGAAGTGGTGGGGCATAGAAAACGATACCTTCAGGACTTACGAGCGCATGCATGAACTCGGGATCGAAGAAAGCATGAAGCTCGGGGACAGGGATAGGGCAACCCATATTATCCGCTCAAACCTCATCCGGGGCGGAACGTCCCTTACGGAAGCTACGGTAAAGCTTGCCTCCCTCTTCGGGATAGATGCGAACATTCTGCCCATGTCCGATGACCCGGTTTCTACCTATGTCGAGACTCTTCAAGGGGTTATGCATTTCCAGGACTTCTGGGTCGGAAAACACGGGGACCCCGATGTACTTGGAGTTGATATCCGGGGTGTTTCCGAAGCTTCGGTTGCTAAAAAGGTTCTTGAAGCCTTCGAAAAAGATGACAACGTCCTCATCGGCCCGAGTAATCCCATAACCAGCATAGGGCCCATAATTTCCCTGCCGGGAATGAGAGAACTGCTGAAACGGAAAAAGGTAATTGCAGTCAGCCCCATAATCGGGAATGCTCCGGTCAGCGGCCCTGCCGGGAAGCTTATGCAGGCATGCGGGCTTGAAGTCTCTTCCATGGGCGTTGCGGAGTATTATCAGGAATTCCTTGACGTTTTTGTCTTCGATGAGAGGGACAGGGCAGATGAATTCGCGTTTGAGAGGCTTGGTTGCCGTGCCTCCCGTGCAGATACCCTCATGACCTCCACGGAGAAAAGCAGGGAACTGGCAGAGTTCGTAGTCGGGCTTTTCGACACCGTATGCTGATTTTTCAAATTCCTTTTTTCTTTTTTCTTTTTTTGATTTTTTTTCTCCAAATTCTCCTTTCTTTTTCTTCCCTTTTTTCTTTTTTCTATTTTCTCTTCTCTTTTTTCTTCCTTGTTTTTCATATTTCTCTTTTCTTTTAGCATGAAAGTTCCGGAGTCCTTTCATTTTTTGTGTCTGTAGTCCGAAATTTCATGTGCGTTTATTCTGCTTACGTAGTCTTCGACGTTAACAAAATTCGAAAGTTTTATGTATCACTTTTTCTACACTTTGTAACACTAAAAAACATGAATTTAAAATTTTATCTTAATTATTAAACTCTATTTTTCTGACAAATATTATCTTTTTGTCAGGTTTAAAGAACTGATTTATAAGCAGTAGAGGAAAAATTATGGTTGGAAAAAGTGGAATCGCTAATCGAAAAATCAAAACAAAAATCACGGATTTTGTTTTGCTGACGATGCTCGTTTTCTTCCTGGGTTCCATACCTGGGATGGCATTTGAAGCTGATAATTCTGAGTTGATGGCTCAGGTTTTTGGCGCAGCCGAAGAAAGCCTCGGAGATCTTGGTCTTGAAGATACCCTTATCATCACGGATCTTGGTTCTCCTGCAGAATCTTATGTTTTTCTGGACGATTTCTATTCGGAGTTTTATGATAGGGAGTTATTGTATACGGATAACCTGCTAGTAGTCCAGAACGCCAGGAATGCCCCTCTCTGGTTTGCTTTCTTTGACAAACCCAGCGGGAACTGCACTTTTATCGAGGTTTCATACGGAGATGGGAATGAGATCAGCTATCAGGTAACCGAAAATATAGACTTTGATACCCTTTCCGAAAACCAGGAGTCCATAGATGCCTGGAGTGAAAAAGTGAGTTCTAAAGTGTTTGACGGACGCGAGTTTGCCATTCTTACAATCTGCAACGCTTGGGCCACCGGAGATCTTGACTATGAACTGATGCAGTGCCTGGAACTGCACAATCATTTCTGTCCCGGAGTTTCAAGCGGCTATATACTTGCAAACTGGATGGAAGAGAATTTCCCGTTTGAGGACGGGGTAAGTTATACGGTTTTTTCCTGTCCTAACTGGTGTAAAGATGATGTTTTCGTAAAGCGCTGGGATGCCACTCCTGGAAAAGGAGGAATCTGGGTTTCTGCCCTGACAGACGAAGAAATAGAAGAAATAGGGAACTCTCCTGCCGGGATCTTTGTGGTTACGGACAAGAACGCCGGAACAATGAAAGCTGTAGTGCTCGGGTTCGATTTCGATGTCGTGAATGCGGAGTGCGGAGCACAAGCCGATGATCCTTCCTGGATTTCGAAATATCTTATGGACCTCTGGCTCATGGACCGGGGTAACTGGGATGAAGAAGGTCTTGTTACCGAAATTGCAGTCATTGATATTGATTCGGATACCCTGAACGAAATGAAACTGGCGGGAGTCAATCCTTATGTTGTTCTCGGCCTGCTCAACCCGGAAGGAAATGGCAATTCTTCAGTTGAGGACAGTGAGCTGATGGGTCAGGTTTTTGCCGCAGCCGAAGAAAGTCTTGGAGACCTTAGCTCTGAAGATACTTTCATAATGACGGATATCGGCTCTCCTGCAGAGTCCGATTTTTTTCTGAATGACTTCTATTCGGAGTTTTACGGAAGGGATTTACAGTACACACAGAACCTGCTTGCAGTCCAGAACGCAAGAAATGCCCCTCTCTGGTTTGCTTTCTTTGACAAATCCAGCGGGGACTGCACTTATATCGAGGTTTCATACGAAGATGAGAATGAGATCAGCTATCAGGTAACGGAAAATATAGACTTTGATACCCTTTCCAAAAACAAGAAGTCTGTAGATGCCTGGAGTGAAAAAGTGAGCTCTAAAGTGTTTGACGGGCGTGAATTTGCCATTCTTACAATCTGCAACGCCTGGGCCACCGGAGATCTTGACTATGAACTGATGCAGTGCCTGGAACTGCACAACCACTTCTGTCCCGGAGTTTCAAGCGGCTATGTGCTTGCAAACTGGATGGAAGAGAATTACCCGCTTGAGGATGGGGTAAGTTATACGGTCTTTTCCTCCCCTCAGTGGTGTAAGGACGATGTCTTCTTACAGCGCTGGGATGCCACTCCCGGAACAGGAGGAATCTGGGTTGCCGAATTGACTGACGAAGATATAGAAGCAATTGACAGCTCCCTTGCCGGAATTTTCGTTGTCAAAGATAATAATGCCGGAACTCTGAAAGCAGTGGTGCTCGGATATAACTCTGATATTGCAAGTGCGCAGTGCGGGGCAAAAGACACCGATCCTTCATGGGTCTCGAAATACCTGAAAGACCTCTGGCTTATGGAACCGGATAACTGGGACGGCCTTGTTACGGAAATCGCAGTTATCGACATTGATTCGGATACCCTGAGCGAGATGAAACTGGCAGATACGAATGCCTATGAAGTTCTTGGGCTGCTCGACTGATGTGAGCGCCTGAAACATAGAGCTTCTGAAATAGGGAGCTGGATGAATATGTCTAAAACAGGGTAAAATTCCCAGTGCTGATGATTGAAAGCTTTGAGGTTTTTATCCTGATTTCTTTTTTCCCTTGATTTCTTTCTTACCTTGTTTATTTTTTCATGGATTTTTACATATATCCTTATTTTTGATAGCCTCTTACCTTTAATTATCCTTAAATTTATTAACACTGACTTAACTATCTATTACAAATTTCCTGCATTCCGGTGTAAATAAAAATAGCATCTGGAAAACCAAAGCTATATGAAGTACTTCAGTGTTTCCTGAATTCGATTTATCTTTCCAGAAAGCGGGTTTGTTTGTCATTATCCGCTTTAGAAGGACATATACTTGAGGGAGCAGGATTATATTTCAGGATTTTTTACTTCCCGGAATATTGAAACCGCCAAAAAAAGGTTAAAACCATGCTTGAAAGACTGAAAGACTCACTGGTTAATTCTCCTGTGATCAAGCGAGGGGAATATAACTATTTCATCCATCCTATTTCTGACGGTGTCCCTTCCATCGATCCCCGTCTGATAGAAGAGATCGCCAATTACATCATCAGGATAGCAGATATGGATGTTGACACCATTCTTACGATAGAGGCTATGGGCATCCCGGTTGCAAATGCCCTCTCCCTGAAAACCGGAATTCCTCTCACTATTGTCCGGAAGCGGCCTTACTTCCTTGAAGGGGAAGTTGAACTCTCCCAGAGCACAGGCTATTCGAAAGGGGTCCTCTATATAAACGGGCTCAAAAAGGGAGACAGAGTAGTCATCGTGGATGACGTTATAAGTACGGGTGGGACGCTTCTCGCCCTTGTAAAGGCGCTGCAGAATATGGGTGTCGAGATCACGGATGTAATTTCCGTTATAGGACGCGGAGCCGGCTATTTTAAGTTAAGGGAACTGGGAGTTGAACCCAAGATTCTCGTCACAATTGATGTGAGCGAGAAGGGCGTGGAGATTCAGGATGTCTTTGGGGATCAGTGAAGCGTTCGATTTAAGACCCGACTATATAATCAGCGTGATAAAGGATACGAAAGCAAAGCTTGTAGGTTTTCAGTTTCCCGAAGGGCTTAAACGCAAGGGTCCGGAGCTTGCAAAAATTGTTGAGGAAGCAACCGGAGCTGAGGTGCTCATCTCGGGTGATCCCTGTTTCGGGGCGTGCGACCTTGACAGGACGCTTCTTGACCATGTTGAGCTTCTTTTCCACTTCGGGCATGCGGAACTGGAAGATGTCAGGCTTTCGGATAAGGTGTACTTTATCGAAACCCGCTCCTCAGTTGATGTTCGGCCCGTTGTCGAGAAGGCTCTCCCGGGGCTTAAAGGGGAAAAAATCGGGCTTATCACCACTGTCCAGCATGTCCATAAGCTCCATGATGTGTGCAGGGTGCTAGAGGCCGGGGGAAAGACCTGCGTCATTGGGCGCGGGGACTCAAGGCTTGCCTATGCGGGGCAGGTGCTCGGCTGCAATTTCTCGGCAGCAAGGGATGAAGTCTGTGATGAATACCTTTATATCGGAAGCGGGGATTTCCATCCCCTGGGAGTAGCTCTTTCCACAAAAAAACGTGTCCTTGCAGCCGATCCTTTTTCCGGGGAAGTCCGGGAAGTTGACCCTTCAAGGATTCTCCGCCAGCGGAGTGCGGTAATTGCAAAGTCTCTGGATGCACAGGTTTTCGGGATCATTGTCTCAAGCAAAAACGGGCAAATGAGGATGGAACTTGCTTCTTCTCTCAAAGAAATTGCAAAAAAACACGGAAAAGAAGCCCACCTGATTCTTATCGATCTCGTAACCCCAGACCAGCTGCTTCAGTTCAAGGTGGACGCTTTCGTAAACACTGCCTGTCCCCGGCTTGCCGTGGACGAAGTGGGGCGTTTTCCCTCGCCCATGCTTACTCCACAGGAGTTTGAGATCGTGCTTGGAGAGCGGGAATGGGAAAAGCTTGTGCTCGATGAAATTACCGAGGAGCCTGTATAACCTTTTACAGGTATAAGCAGAGAATACCCGCAAAATGAAATCAGAGAAGACTTTTAAAACGAAACAGAGAATACTCACGAAATGAAATCAGAGAATATTCTCAAATCCGAAACCAATAGAATTCAAAAGATATGAAACAGAGAAAACTCGAGATGCTGCTTGAAGAAGTCGAAGGTTTTTCCAGTCCCGAACTTGAGCTGGAGCAATACCAGACTCCTTCTCCTCTTGCGGCGGAAATCCTCCATTTTGCTTACATGCAGGGAGACCTTGACGAATCGGTTCAGGACCTGGGCTGCGGTACGGGGATTCTTGCAATAGGGGCAAAACTTTTGGGAGCCAGGAAAGTTGTAGGGTACGATACAGACCCAAAGGCGCTTGAGGTTGCCAGAAAAAACGCCGAAAGGCTCGGAGTGGAGGTTGAGTTCGTTTGCTCAGATATTAAGAAAGTTTCAGGGCATGTAAAAACCACACTCATGAACCCTCCTTTCGGGGCAAGAGTTAAAGGCAGGGACAGGCCTTTTCTTTCGTCAGCATTAAGAACAAGTGAGGTAATATATTCCATCCATAACCGTGGAAGCCTTGCTTTTATCCAAAAGTTCATTAAGCCTGCGGTCATTACACACTCTTACGTTGCGAAATTCCCTCTTAAAAGGACTTTCGACTTCCATCAAAAAGAAAGAGAAATTATTGAGGTAGAAATTTACAGGATCGCTGTTCATGGATGAGGCTGGTGTTCAAAACCTGTGTTCAGGAGTCATTCAGGGTCTCATGTTTTACAGCCTTAAATTTTCAGATTTCACTTTAAAAGGCGGGATTGATAAATCTCCTTAATGGAGAACGGGTCAATAGTGCAGAGAATATCTCCGCAACAATGGGACAATTTATCCGTAACAATGGAACAAATTCTTCCATAAGATTGGAACCAATTATCCATAACAATGGAACAGGTCTATGGCGTAGATAGGTACTTCGGGAAGGTTATCTAAATAATTTGATGGCTAGTAGAATAATATGGTTACTTTGCATTAATAGGACTTACGCACTTGAGTACAAAATCAAGCACATTCGGCGTTGCAACTTGGTTATTGTTTTATACCGTGAAGGTTTAATGCCATTGATTACTCGGTTCAACCGCGTAAGTCCTAATTAATATAGCTACATGTATTGAAACGTATGCCATGCTGTAAGGGAAGAACTAAACTGGAAAATATTGAGGAAGGAGATTGCTCCTGTGCCTCCTGAAGTTGAATTCTCGATGGGTTAAGTTGCCGCCAAAAACTCTATAAAGATTACTGAAAACCAGTAGAATGACTTATTTACATAACTAATAGCGATAATTCAAATGAGGGATCATGATTAGAATCCGAAAAAATAAGACTACCAGGAAAAAATTAACAGGCCCTGGGGAAGGAAAACCGGTTGCTGAAAAATCTGTTCCGGTAGCTGCAGAAAGCAGGGAACAGTTTAAAGGCCAGCCAAGGGATCAGCCAAGAGATCAGTTTAAAGGTCAGTCCCGCGGCCAGTCCAGAGACCAGTTTAAAGGTCATTCAAGGGATCAATTTAAGGGCCAGTCCCGTGGGTCCAGAGATCAGTCAAAGGATCAGTTCAAAGGTGACCTTGGAAAAAAGAGAAGATTCCCATATTCTAAGAAATCTCCCAGAGATAGGAAGGAAATTCCGGGGTTCAGGCCTCCTGCCAGAGAGCCTGTGAGATCCGAAGAAGACCTCGAAAAAGGAGGTTTTGTCCTTCCTGGCGAACTTGTCGGGACTACAGAGGAGTTCAAATCGGGTGCCGG containing:
- a CDS encoding METTL5 family protein → MKQRKLEMLLEEVEGFSSPELELEQYQTPSPLAAEILHFAYMQGDLDESVQDLGCGTGILAIGAKLLGARKVVGYDTDPKALEVARKNAERLGVEVEFVCSDIKKVSGHVKTTLMNPPFGARVKGRDRPFLSSALRTSEVIYSIHNRGSLAFIQKFIKPAVITHSYVAKFPLKRTFDFHQKEREIIEVEIYRIAVHG
- a CDS encoding FmdE family protein, with the translated sequence MVGKSGIANRKIKTKITDFVLLTMLVFFLGSIPGMAFEADNSELMAQVFGAAEESLGDLGLEDTLIITDLGSPAESYVFLDDFYSEFYDRELLYTDNLLVVQNARNAPLWFAFFDKPSGNCTFIEVSYGDGNEISYQVTENIDFDTLSENQESIDAWSEKVSSKVFDGREFAILTICNAWATGDLDYELMQCLELHNHFCPGVSSGYILANWMEENFPFEDGVSYTVFSCPNWCKDDVFVKRWDATPGKGGIWVSALTDEEIEEIGNSPAGIFVVTDKNAGTMKAVVLGFDFDVVNAECGAQADDPSWISKYLMDLWLMDRGNWDEEGLVTEIAVIDIDSDTLNEMKLAGVNPYVVLGLLNPEGNGNSSVEDSELMGQVFAAAEESLGDLSSEDTFIMTDIGSPAESDFFLNDFYSEFYGRDLQYTQNLLAVQNARNAPLWFAFFDKSSGDCTYIEVSYEDENEISYQVTENIDFDTLSKNKKSVDAWSEKVSSKVFDGREFAILTICNAWATGDLDYELMQCLELHNHFCPGVSSGYVLANWMEENYPLEDGVSYTVFSSPQWCKDDVFLQRWDATPGTGGIWVAELTDEDIEAIDSSLAGIFVVKDNNAGTLKAVVLGYNSDIASAQCGAKDTDPSWVSKYLKDLWLMEPDNWDGLVTEIAVIDIDSDTLSEMKLADTNAYEVLGLLD
- the hpt gene encoding hypoxanthine/guanine phosphoribosyltransferase, coding for MLERLKDSLVNSPVIKRGEYNYFIHPISDGVPSIDPRLIEEIANYIIRIADMDVDTILTIEAMGIPVANALSLKTGIPLTIVRKRPYFLEGEVELSQSTGYSKGVLYINGLKKGDRVVIVDDVISTGGTLLALVKALQNMGVEITDVISVIGRGAGYFKLRELGVEPKILVTIDVSEKGVEIQDVFGDQ
- the dph2 gene encoding diphthamide biosynthesis enzyme Dph2, with amino-acid sequence MSLGISEAFDLRPDYIISVIKDTKAKLVGFQFPEGLKRKGPELAKIVEEATGAEVLISGDPCFGACDLDRTLLDHVELLFHFGHAELEDVRLSDKVYFIETRSSVDVRPVVEKALPGLKGEKIGLITTVQHVHKLHDVCRVLEAGGKTCVIGRGDSRLAYAGQVLGCNFSAARDEVCDEYLYIGSGDFHPLGVALSTKKRVLAADPFSGEVREVDPSRILRQRSAVIAKSLDAQVFGIIVSSKNGQMRMELASSLKEIAKKHGKEAHLILIDLVTPDQLLQFKVDAFVNTACPRLAVDEVGRFPSPMLTPQEFEIVLGEREWEKLVLDEITEEPV
- a CDS encoding HD domain-containing protein, giving the protein MKVVLDPVHGYIELDEIVQELLATPQVQRLRRIRQLGFSNLVYPGANHTRFEHSLGTMHLASMLMKNLDSIEKDKKVEIRAASLLHDVGHGPFSHVTENVIDKYTRRRHDDVMDIVRKGEIKEVLKKHGISPGNLAKHIKGETSLGQILSSEIDVDRMDYLVRDSHYTGVAFGVVDYNRLINQMSFYEDRLVIDYGGLKAAESLLVSRFWMNTSVYYHHVTRISEAMCSKAVEYMIENGELDPKRLRQMDDIDLIAAMRNSSGHGGELSRRLDARKLYKRALYTGLEEAGKGVLKYRDKIERAEKEIAELAGVGQECVLVDIPKTPEMLEMKAMIKTDHKMIPLKDASHFVSILQEAHMDNWRIGVYSPKEHCEAVGKAAKEYFNIKKATKQFKLNDLEKYKAEE
- the cofD gene encoding 2-phospho-L-lactate transferase; translated protein: MIILSGGTGTPKLLDGLKEILPLEELTVVVNTAEDLWVSGNLISPDLDTVLYLFSDQIDRKKWWGIENDTFRTYERMHELGIEESMKLGDRDRATHIIRSNLIRGGTSLTEATVKLASLFGIDANILPMSDDPVSTYVETLQGVMHFQDFWVGKHGDPDVLGVDIRGVSEASVAKKVLEAFEKDDNVLIGPSNPITSIGPIISLPGMRELLKRKKVIAVSPIIGNAPVSGPAGKLMQACGLEVSSMGVAEYYQEFLDVFVFDERDRADEFAFERLGCRASRADTLMTSTEKSRELAEFVVGLFDTVC
- a CDS encoding UbiX family flavin prenyltransferase; amino-acid sequence: MEIIVGISGASGVQYGIRLLEVLAEKGIETHLVLTEAAKQIIGIETDYLPLEVEKLATWNYSQKDFSAPIASGSYKTAGMVVAPCSMKTLGAVANGISDTLLTRAADVCLKEERKLVLMTRETPLNLIHIENMLRAKQAGASILPACPGFYSRPKTLEDLIDTMTGRALDLLGVENDIYRRWE